In Pyrenophora tritici-repentis strain M4 chromosome 6, whole genome shotgun sequence, the DNA window ACTTGCGAATTGGAGGGAGGGTTCATCTTTTTCGACTATGTTGCGCGTCACGTTGACAGTGACGTTCAACTGACAACCGTGGCTGGAGTCTAGAAGGACAAAAGCTGCATACAGTGTATCCTCTAACCTTGATTCTTGGTCATCGTGCGCGTGTCTGAGATAGATGTCCTTCTTTTTCATGCTTAGTTTGGTACAAACTAGATCGTTGTGGAAAATGGTTGTGTCTGCCTCCCAGGTTCCCGAATTCGACACGCGAGAGTCCCAAGGTGAGCCAGAATCGTTTGGGTTCTCCGGCCAAAACGGCAAGATAACAAAACCGTCAGTGATCCAGGGGGAAGTACTGTAACCTTGGAACATGGCGCTCATAGTTTGAAGATATGTATTTCTCTCAGACCGAGGGCGTAGCGTTGCTCCGTTCGGCATTGTCAGTTGTACAACCGCTTCAGAGCTTTTCTGCTGCACCTCTTTCGATCTCAGTAGCGCAGCAGACATAGGCGAGATTCCAAGTATGGCGAGGATATAGATGCTCGACGAAAGAATCATGACCCAATTCCATGATCCGCCATTCCTTCTCTTCTGAAAGCCTTGTGCAAGAGTTGTCCACCACGGCTTCGTTGTCTCCAGTATAGTATAACGAGCAACTGGAGTACGTTCGCTTGCTTTTGACATTCTTGCAAAAGGATCTGTCATTTTGACAGCACCGAAAACCATTGCAATCAACTGTCTGTAAAAAACAGCAACCAATGTAGGTATGAACGTCCAGCCCGGTATTGCCGAATCCTCCGTACACAACCCGTTGCTCTTATGGGAATACTGATGCAACACGAGTATAACGGCGACGCAGGTGATGGAATACCCGgcgaggatgatgatgaagtACCAGCGGAGCGTGAAAGGCATCCATTGTGGGTCTGCATTTGTGTTAAAATGATTGGTGCAAATAAAGCGACATGAGAACTTGCGTTTGTCGGCAGGCTCCACGACGCTTGTACTAGAATTGTTAGAGACCGTTGCGCGATAGGATCGGATACTGTTCGTTCTGGAGTGCACTGGTGACGTTGATGGTAGCAGTTTCCGAGTTTCCGCCTCAGCGCGGTCTACCTCATGACGGCGGTTTACTCCGACTTGAAGCTCGACGCCTACTTGAGACTCCACTCCAAGCTCAGAGGATCCTCTGTTATTCTCCATGATCTTTTGAATGATGCAAGCGCTTGGGACGATTGTCGTTAGACGGTATCTAGCCCTGTGGGGATGTTGGCTCGGGGCTCTCTGTAATCGTGAACTTGCTACGTCGTTGTAGTCTTTTGAAGTCTTTAGGAAAGCCGAAACGTGTCGTAGAACAACTGAGGCTGAAGAAGTCGGAACAACACATTACCTGAACTTCTCTTGGTTTCACTCTGTGAGCAGGTACGACCGGGCAATTTTTGCGGCCTGTACTCAGCATGCTGCCAGACATTGTATTCTGGTTGTAGTGCTACAGCGGGACTTTGCAAGCTAGATCGCTTCCAAGAGCGGATTTATCGAGCGAGCGATGGTATAAGCGCAATATCTCAACCAATCTAACCTGCGAGCGTGCCTCGAAACCTATACCCACCTCATAAGCACAGCGCTCTGTGTCTATCCAGGTAGTTGTTTCTTCGTCGAGTAGGGCGTAGCTAACACATAGCCTTCCAAGGCTACCTGATAACGAGCTGAAATCAAAGGTAACACACGATAACCAGAACTGTGTACAGATTTACTAGTACGAACTTTTGCGGCGTAGTGAGGCTACACCGCATAGGCGCTTCTAAGGGAGTCGTCTACCTAAGCGTCTCTAGGCTGAGAGTTAGTAATGCGATTTGATAGCCGATAACACCTCTTACTACATACAGAAAAGATAAGGGTAGACTATCAAACTTCAATCAACCTTGTCTCTAGAGAGAAATCGTATACTCTTTACATGTCAATCATCAACCTTGCTTCTTACCATTGTACCTTGCGGTACAACAGAATAGAGCACTTGGCGAGCATTTCATTAGCTTAACCCGAATTATACATCATTGATACTCTCTACATCATACTCCTCCACTATTATTAATATCGATCCTTCGCCTATCTGCGGACCTCAACATTGAACTCCCTGGTTCAGATCTCCAGAGAATCGCATGCTGGGAATATTCGCGCTTCAGTGGCTCTGGAATTACTAAATCTCTGTTCTGCTAGTCCTTTGGCTTCATCTAGTGATATTAGTTGTTTAGCGAGTATTTTTTATCAATCACGCTCTTCTAAAAAGTAGAGATACTCCTTTTCTCCAATCATTTCCATCGCATATGCCCCATCCAGCCCAGGACATCTCTGCTGACGCATACACGGCAACTCCTTTCCCCACCCATTTGCGTTGGACGTGGCATGATCGGCCAGAGATGTCACTGCTAACACAGTGCATTGAATTTTTTTACCTTGGACGTCGCTTTGTTAGATAGGTAAGCACAACCGAGCTGGGATCTCTCTGCTGACCATACGTTAGGAATACGAGACCACCAACACAGCTCATCGCCCCACTTTCCATAAAACCGCTAGTATGATAATCAAGCATGCTGATCATGTGCTTAATTTCTTAGACAAGCGCTGGAGTGATGGCCAAGGGAGGAGGATCGTGGCAGGTAAGACATTTTGTTGTTAAAAACCCTCCTTGTGGAATTTTCTGCCTGTACACATTCACCACCTCCTACTTCATCCTTACCCCCCCTACCCCCCAATTCCAAAGAAAAGCACACATAGTCTTTCCCAACCATACCGTCTATCCGATGCGCACTACAACTGCCATTTTCGGCGGCCTCATCTGGCTCGCCCTTGCCTCTTTCTCAAATGCCGACTGCCACTGCTGCACTTTTGGCGGTCCAGACAAAGCAATCTGCAATAACAATAACGACGAATGCTGGTTCGGTGGCCCTGATAAATACGGGCATGGGCCAGCTCAAGGAGGGCATGGTTTCTGTTTTCTCGGTAAAATGACCTGCTGCAATCATCCGGATTACTCCCACGTTTCGTGCTACGATGGGCCGTGTAAATGAAATCAATACAGACAGCTGTATGTATGTATCAACTAGCCTACCGATGACCTTACTGATCTGGAATTAGTCGATGGGTTCCGCGATAGGGTGGCCGTGGAAAAGGATTGTCGATAAACACCCAGAGATGCGGCAGAGGGGAGGGATCGCGAGAGGGTCTGGATAATCTTGTCATGGCGGAATAGTGGCGTCTGCTGTGATGGTTTGGAATCCTTGGGTGGCGGTTTACTATATGTCCGAATTTTGCTGCATCGTTCCCTATGGGGTTAGGATATTCTTTTGCGTCGGGGAGTGGTCGGATAATGTATCAGGCTCTGTTAATCGTGTATCACATCCGGCTCTGAGGACCATCGCATATTTTGTTACCATCGAATTCATCTTTTACAACACATCCAACCCTTACATTAATCCCCAAAAAACCTACAATTCAATGGCTTCCTGCGCCTCCTTCACGATACCTCCCCAAGCCGCCTTGGCAGGCGAAAAGTAGGCCTCGAATACGTCCTTTAGAACCTTGTCGCCCAAATCCATGTGTCCACCCTTTGTAGTCTTGAAATGCAGACCGCCCTTCTGGTCCAACTTCTTGAGCCCAATCCAGTCCTCTTTGTAGATGTCGCGATCCCTCAGGTCTGTGACCTCATTTGAGGTAGTGTTTGTGTATGCGAACCAGCCGCTTTCCTTTGGTATGACcgtcgtatcgtcctcgAACACGTACATGACGAAGTTGTCGAGCGCAGCGAGGTTCTTAGCATAGGTTACGTTCTTCAGTACGCGCTCGTTGTTGATATCGGCGAGGAAGTTTGAGGATTCGAGGTATTCGTCTGTAGGCTCGCCCGTTGTTTCGTCGGTGGCCTTGAAGTACTGGGCTGGGACGAGATGGCCTTGGACCCATGTGCCCCAGGTATTGGCTTTTAGTAGGCCAATGTAGCCTTTGCATAGCCAGTCTCCATCCTTGCAGATTTGGTATTTCGCGATGCCGTTGTGCTGGCTGCCAAACGTCACCAGATTCTTGACCTTTACTCGCTCTCCACAACGTTCGATCATTCCGCGCAGGAATTGTCCGCCTTGTGAGAAACCCAGGGCATTGAGGGCTGGTGCTTTGGAGAGGACTTCATGCTCTGCGATGTCGTCGCAGACCTTCGCGATCTGCTCTGTGACATTGCCTAAGAACGTCGCCGTCCGGTCACTCCCGGCATCTTCATCAATGTGGATGTAGTATACATAGGTTCCCGGGTTTGTCTCGTTTGCGAGTTCACCGACGCTACGAAGACCGTCTGCCTGGTAGTTGTCGCCTAGGCCATGCCATATGAGCAAAGGAAGAGGCTTGGACTCGGTACGGGCGGAAGTTGCGGCCAGAGTCTGTGTTACGAGAAGCAAAGTCGAGAGCGGTAGAAGATGAAGCATTTTGGCGAATATGGAGGGAATGTGGAGGTTGTAAGATTGCGAGGCGCAAGTCAGTAATGGACGAGGCGCGAGGCGATCTACGCGTTGGATGACGTTGGCATCGCGACTAGGCAGGTATGATCTGTAGATGGTCAAAGCGTCCTTCACGTACAATCGTCAGGTATCACGATTCGCAAGCGATGTAGGGTGCAACGTGTTGGCGTACAGGCAGAAGATACATTTACTACAAACTACAACATGGTGTATTGCCATGTTATCCAATAAATTTTGAACACCCTAACGCCGTGCCATGCATGGATGCTTTTCAGAAGCTTTAGCCAGCAATCAACGGAGTCTGCACCGACTCAAGAGCAGCCTGCTTCATTGCTTTCCTTTTCTCTTTGCTGATCGAGCTCTTCTTTTCCGTCTTCTTGTTCCTCTTCGCTTCTCGGTTTGCCTGTTTCACTGCAAGCGTCTCATCATCTAGGATTTcttcttcccactcttcCCACTTGCGCTTGCGTTCTGCAGACCTGCCCTTTGCGCCCTCAGCGAGCGTGCCTTGGTATGGTCCGTCGCGGACTTGGTCTTGATCGACCCAGAGCTCCTCAGCCAGCCAAATAGGCAACGCTTTCGTCGCAGGGCCCTTGATGTGCAAGCTACGAACATTGCGCCAGCCTTGACCGACGTGCTTGTTGACAACTTCGGAAACGACTGCGGCGGTATTTTGGACGATTTGCTCGGGTGTCATGGAGAGGTTGGCGACCTTGATCGAAGTGTTTGCCGACGGGCTCATGCTGAGGTAGGTTGAGCTCAGAGCAGATTCGATTTCCTTTGCGACGCCCTGCGCCGATCCCACTATGTTTTGCGGCTCTTTTGAATCCTTCTTTGCGCTCTTGTCGATGTATGCGCCGGCAGTGAGACGAATAGGAATAGGGCGCTTGGACTTGCTTTTGTAGAAAACCTTGCCCAAGAACTCTGCGACGATTTTGATGATGCGATCGTCGACCAGAAAGACGTCGTATTCGGCAAGAAGTGCGCGCTTCTGCTCAAAGGCCTTGTATCGCTTCTTCAGCTTTTCCACACCGAGCACACGCTGTACCTTTTCGCGGAGGGCGGCTGGGAAAGCGCCGGAAGCCACAAGGTCCTTGTATGCTCTTTGGGGATCTTTGGTGAAGATGCATATCCGGACATCGTTGGCGATGATGGGGTGTGGTAGCTTGCTGGGAATCGTCAGTGGTGTAGGAGGCTACGATACGGGGCAAACCAACATGGCTACAGGCTTCAAGCTCTTGGTGTTGCCAATCTGCTTCTTCGTCGACAGGCTGAGGAAGATGGGCTCGTCCACCTCTTCCGGCTCGTCCTCATCAGCTGCCAGACTCTTTACTGGCGCactctccttcttctcttcaacATGTTTCTTCATGTGCGCAACGAGCGCCTTGGCCGCGCGCTCGACCTGCGACGGGTCCAATTGGTAGGGTGTACCATTTGTCGGCTTGGTGGTAAGAGGCGCCTCGGTCGCCTTTTCGGCCTTCTTGGTCAGCGTCTTTGATTTGGCCATTGTGAAATATTGAACTAGTGCAGTCGGCTTCTTTGCTTGTCGCTGGCTAGACCCTGATCTCAACTTTCGAACTTTTTGCCCGGCAAAATACTTTCTCCGAAGTTCCGGGCTAGGTGCGGGGCACGCTCGGCTCGATTAGGAAGCCAGATGCATCTTTCGCACCCAATCATCGCGTCGCAGCCCCCAAGCACACGACAGGACATGCGATGCCAATGCCACCAGCCGGCGAAGATCAAACTCTTCCCTTAATTGCACATGCAAACTGTCGCATCGCTGCAGTGCCGCACAATCAGCAGGCGGACGTGCTACTCGAGATGGTACATATGCAGTCATTCCGCGTGCGTCATGACATAATCTGTGCAAACGTCCATTCACCCATTGAAACCCTCTTTTCACCAGAGCATCCATCCAAAGACTCGAAAAGTGTAAAAGTTCAACAATCAGGTATTTACTTTTACATGCTCAGGCACAGATTGCTTCACCACCCATCCTTGCCGTCCCGTTTTGAGCGAGGCGAAACCTCGTCACCGTGCGCTCGCCTGGCCATCTTTCCCACTCGACGCGTCGATACCGCTGTTCGCGTCAGCTCCACTTTGGTTGCGGGAACGTTTGGGTTTGGTGGTAGCCGC includes these proteins:
- a CDS encoding palmitoyl-protein thioesterase 1 precursor, which encodes MLHLLPLSTLLLVTQTLAATSARTESKPLPLLIWHGLGDNYQADGLRSVGELANETNPGTYVYYIHIDEDAGSDRTATFLGNVTEQIAKVCDDIAEHEVLSKAPALNALGFSQGGQFLRGMIERCGERVKVKNLVTFGSQHNGIAKYQICKDGDWLCKGYIGLLKANTWGTWVQGHLVPAQYFKATDETTGEPTDEYLESSNFLADINNERVLKNVTYAKNLAALDNFVMYVFEDDTTVIPKESGWFAYTNTTSNEVTDLRDRDIYKEDWIGLKKLDQKGGLHFKTTKGGHMDLGDKVLKDVFEAYFSPAKAAWGGIVKEAQEAIEL
- a CDS encoding TT-ORF1 multi-domain protein, yielding MAKSKTLTKKAEKATEAPLTTKPTNGTPYQLDPSQVERAAKALVAHMKKHVEEKKESAPVKSLAADEDEPEEVDEPIFLSLSTKKQIGNTKSLKPVAMLVCPVS